From Brassica oleracea var. oleracea cultivar TO1000 chromosome C3, BOL, whole genome shotgun sequence, a single genomic window includes:
- the LOC106332804 gene encoding vacuolar amino acid transporter 1-like isoform X1, producing MKQEEQEREDLYHTDDDEDEESQAHSSVPSTPLSRNDSNNDAVPWPRSYRQSMDLLTGVTPPISTNLVSSFRKRRQSSAFGSFASSSSKQSLLIDKDETQNSVVTSIKSFIDSHLKLSVPDDLSIPQENRKCTISQSLLNGINVLCGGALLTMPYALKEGGWLGLLILFSFGIITLYTGILLKRCLENSPGIHTYPDIGQAAFGTTGRILLSIFLYADLYATCVEYIIMMSDNMSGMFPNTSLYIAGISVNSNQVFAITTTLIVLPTVWLRDLSLLSYISAGGVFSSILLALCLFWVGSVGGVGFQLQGQVLDLTNLPVAIGIYGFGFGGHAVLPNIYSSMKEPSKFPLVLLMSFGFCTLFYIAISVCGYTMFGEAIQSQFTLNMPQHFTSSKIAVWTAVITPMTKYPLTLTPVLLSLEELLPSSSRKMRSKGVSMLIRTILVLSTLVVALTVPFFATVAALIGSFVAMLIAVIFPCLCYLKIMKGRLTNFHMAICILIIIVGVVSGCCGTYSAIVRLIGEMT from the exons ATGAAGCAAGAGGAGCAAGAGAGGGAAGATTTGTATCACACAGATGACGATGAGGACGAAGAAAGCCAAGCCCATAGCTCTGTTCCGTCGACTCCTTTGTCTCGTAACGACTCCAATAACGATGCCGTTCCATGGCCTCGGAGTTATCG ACAATCTATGGATTTGTTGACTGGAGTTACACCTCCTATTAGCACAAATCTTGTGTCTTCATTTCGAAAGCGGAGACAAAGCTCTGCTTTTGGTTCATTTGCTTCTTCCTCAAGCAAACAGTCACTTCTCATCGACAAAGATGAGACTCAAAACTCGGTTGTAACATCGATCAAATCATTTATTGATTCTCACCTCAAGCTATCAGTCCCGGATGATCTTTCGATTCCACAAGAAAACCGCAAGTGCACTATATCTCAGTCCTTATTAAACG GAATCAATGTTCTATGCGGAGGAGCTTTACTTACAATGCCTTATGCATTGAAAGAAGGAGGGTGGCTAGGGCTTCTCATACTCTTCTCCTTTGGCATCATCACTCTCTACACAGGTATTCTCCTCAAGAGATGTCTCGAGAATTCACCTGGAATCCACACTTACCCGGACATCGGTCAAGCTGCATTCGGCACCACTGGACGCATACTCCTCTCT ATATTTCTCTACGCGGACTTATAC GCAACTTGTGTGGAATACATAATAATGATGAGTGATAATATGTCAGGGATGTTCCCAAATACCTCTTTATACATCGCTGGAATCTCTGTAAACTCGAATCAAGTTTTTGCCATTACCACCACTCTTATCGTTCTTCCGACTGTTTGGCTTAGAGACCTTAGCTTATTGTCCTATATCTCAG CCGGAGGTGTATTCTCTTCAATCTTGCTAGCCCTTTGCCTCTTTTGGGTCGGATCTGTAGGCGGAGTTGGATTTCAACTTCAAGGACAAGTTCTTGATTTAACTAACTTACCCGTTGCCATCGGAATTTATGGGTTTGGTTTTGGGGGTCACGCTGTTTTACCCAACATTTACTCATCCATGAAAGAGCCTTCCAAGTTTCCACTGGTGCTTCTCATGAG TTTTGGGTTTTGCACGCTGTTTTATATCGCTATATCGGTTTGTGGATACACGATGTTTGGTGAGGCGATACAATCACAGTTCACGTTGAACATGCCTCAACATTTCACCTCATCTAAAATCGCGGTTTGGACAGCA GTTATTACGCCAATGACAAAATACCCTTTAACGCTCACTCCAGTCTTGCTAAGCCTAGAAGAACTCTTACCTTCTTCGTCAAGAAAGATGAGATCCAAAGGTGTCTCTATGCTTATCAGAACCATCTTAGTTCTCTCTACTTTGGTCGTCGCACTCACAGTCCCATTCTTCG CTACTGTCGCGGCTCTGATCGGATCTTTCGTCGCGATGCTTATC GCGGTAATATTCCCATGTCTCTGTTATCTAAAGATTATGAAGGGTAGATTAACTAACTTTCAC ATGGCGATTTGTATACTCATCATTATCGTCGGCGTTGTGAGCGGTTGCTGCGGAACTTACTCTGCTATTGTCAGATTAATCGGCGAAATGACTTGA
- the LOC106332804 gene encoding vacuolar amino acid transporter 1-like isoform X2 encodes MKQEEQEREDLYHTDDDEDEESQAHSSVPSTPLSRNDSNNDAVPWPRSYRQSMDLLTGVTPPISTNLVSSFRKRRQSSAFGSFASSSSKQSLLIDKDETQNSVVTSIKSFIDSHLKLSVPDDLSIPQENRKCTISQSLLNGINVLCGGALLTMPYALKEGGWLGLLILFSFGIITLYTGILLKRCLENSPGIHTYPDIGQAAFGTTGRILLSIFLYADLYATCVEYIIMMSDNMSGMFPNTSLYIAGISVNSNQVFAITTTLIVLPTVWLRDLSLLSYISAGGVFSSILLALCLFWVGSVGGVGFQLQGQVLDLTNLPVAIGIYGFGFGGHAVLPNIYSSMKEPSKFPLVLLMSFGFCTLFYIAISVCGYTMFGEAIQSQFTLNMPQHFTSSKIAVWTAVITPMTKYPLTLTPVLLSLEELLPSSSRKMRSKGVSMLIRTILVLSTLVVALTVPFFATVAALIGSFVAMLIAMAICILIIIVGVVSGCCGTYSAIVRLIGEMT; translated from the exons ATGAAGCAAGAGGAGCAAGAGAGGGAAGATTTGTATCACACAGATGACGATGAGGACGAAGAAAGCCAAGCCCATAGCTCTGTTCCGTCGACTCCTTTGTCTCGTAACGACTCCAATAACGATGCCGTTCCATGGCCTCGGAGTTATCG ACAATCTATGGATTTGTTGACTGGAGTTACACCTCCTATTAGCACAAATCTTGTGTCTTCATTTCGAAAGCGGAGACAAAGCTCTGCTTTTGGTTCATTTGCTTCTTCCTCAAGCAAACAGTCACTTCTCATCGACAAAGATGAGACTCAAAACTCGGTTGTAACATCGATCAAATCATTTATTGATTCTCACCTCAAGCTATCAGTCCCGGATGATCTTTCGATTCCACAAGAAAACCGCAAGTGCACTATATCTCAGTCCTTATTAAACG GAATCAATGTTCTATGCGGAGGAGCTTTACTTACAATGCCTTATGCATTGAAAGAAGGAGGGTGGCTAGGGCTTCTCATACTCTTCTCCTTTGGCATCATCACTCTCTACACAGGTATTCTCCTCAAGAGATGTCTCGAGAATTCACCTGGAATCCACACTTACCCGGACATCGGTCAAGCTGCATTCGGCACCACTGGACGCATACTCCTCTCT ATATTTCTCTACGCGGACTTATAC GCAACTTGTGTGGAATACATAATAATGATGAGTGATAATATGTCAGGGATGTTCCCAAATACCTCTTTATACATCGCTGGAATCTCTGTAAACTCGAATCAAGTTTTTGCCATTACCACCACTCTTATCGTTCTTCCGACTGTTTGGCTTAGAGACCTTAGCTTATTGTCCTATATCTCAG CCGGAGGTGTATTCTCTTCAATCTTGCTAGCCCTTTGCCTCTTTTGGGTCGGATCTGTAGGCGGAGTTGGATTTCAACTTCAAGGACAAGTTCTTGATTTAACTAACTTACCCGTTGCCATCGGAATTTATGGGTTTGGTTTTGGGGGTCACGCTGTTTTACCCAACATTTACTCATCCATGAAAGAGCCTTCCAAGTTTCCACTGGTGCTTCTCATGAG TTTTGGGTTTTGCACGCTGTTTTATATCGCTATATCGGTTTGTGGATACACGATGTTTGGTGAGGCGATACAATCACAGTTCACGTTGAACATGCCTCAACATTTCACCTCATCTAAAATCGCGGTTTGGACAGCA GTTATTACGCCAATGACAAAATACCCTTTAACGCTCACTCCAGTCTTGCTAAGCCTAGAAGAACTCTTACCTTCTTCGTCAAGAAAGATGAGATCCAAAGGTGTCTCTATGCTTATCAGAACCATCTTAGTTCTCTCTACTTTGGTCGTCGCACTCACAGTCCCATTCTTCG CTACTGTCGCGGCTCTGATCGGATCTTTCGTCGCGATGCTTATC GCG ATGGCGATTTGTATACTCATCATTATCGTCGGCGTTGTGAGCGGTTGCTGCGGAACTTACTCTGCTATTGTCAGATTAATCGGCGAAATGACTTGA
- the LOC106329594 gene encoding sperm acrosomal protein FSA-ACR.1-like — MNDLMTNSFTCYIDLRKAAMKDLEAEPDFDVEMANKTDENLSCFLEEAEKVKALSRIRASGSVAPLVGSAARLGEGGSARGSAVRGSGERGSGERGSGERGSGERGSGERGSGERGSGERGSGERGSGERGSGERGSGERGSGERGSGERGSGERGSGERGSGERGSGERGSGERGSGERGSGERGSGERGSGERGSGERGSGERGSGERGSGERGSGERGSGERGSGERGSGERGSGERGSGERGSGERGSGERGGLDISR, encoded by the exons ATGAACGATCTAATGACCAACTCGTTCACGTGCTACATTGACCTAAGGAAAGCAGCGATGAAGGATTTGGAAGCAGAACCAGACTTTGATGTCGAGATGGCAAACAAAACAGATGAGAATCTCTCTTGTTTTCTCGAAGAAGCTGAGAAAGTGAAAGCACTCTCTCGGATCCGAGCA AGTGGGAGCGTGGCTCCGCTCGTGGGGAGCGCGGCTCGGCTCGGAGAGGGCGGCTCGGCTCGGGGGAGCGCGGTTCGCGGCTCGGGGGAGCGCGGCTCGGGGGAGCGCGGCTCGGGGGAGCGCGGCTCGGGGGAGCGCGGCTCGGGGGAGCGCGGCTCGGGGGAGCGCGGCTCGGGGGAGCGCGGCTCGGGGGAGCGCGGCTCGGGGGAGCGCGGCTCGGGGGAGCGCGGCTCGGGGGAGCGCGGCTCGGGGGAGCGCGGCTCGGGGGAGCGCGGCTCGGGGGAGCGCGGCTCGGGGGAGCGCGGCTCGGGGGAGCGCGGCTCGGGGGAGCGCGGCTCGGGGGAGCGCGGCTCGGGGGAGCGCGGCTCGGGGGAGCGCGGCTCGGGGGAGCGCGGCTCGGGGGAGCGCGGCTCGGGGGAGCGCGGCTCGGGGGAGCGCGGCTCGGGGGAGCGCGGCTCGGGGGAGCGCGGCTCGGGGGAGCGCGGCTCGGGGGAGCGCGGCTCGGGGGAGCGCGGCTCGGGGGAGCGCGGCTCGGGGGAGCGCGGCTCGGGGGAGCGCGGCTCGGGGGAGCGCGGCTCGGGGGAGCGCGGAGGCTTGGATATAAGTAGATGA